The following nucleotide sequence is from Arthrobacter woluwensis.
CCAGCATGACCACCACCAGCAGCAGGGTCAGAGCCGCTGAGATCCCACGGTGGGCCTTCATCCACCGCACCAGCGACGAATCGTCCTCCCCCGTGCTCTCGGCGTCCCTCGGCATCGACTCCTCGTACAGGCGCAGCAGCGCCTCGCGGCGGCGTTGCTTCAGATCCTCCTTACGTGCTCGTCGCACGTACTTCTGAGCCTGTCGGAGAGTCATCCCCTCGTGCATGAGCTCCAGCACCGGATCCTCCGGTACTTCCTCTGGAATCGAGTCCGACATCAGAGACCAGCTTTCCCGCGCAAGGCGGACAGGTAATCGACGAAGAACTTCAGCACAGCCTCACCGATCCAACAAACCACCCGAACTCCGTCGTCCCACAAACGTTCGAGGACCTCCGGGTACCGGGAGCCCACGAGGAGAACGACCAGGACCCCAAAAGCCCAGGCCGCGGCCAACACCCATCCCGCCCCTGCAGGGTGTAGATCGTTAGCGGCCGTGGAGTTGGCCCGGCCGATGGGGTCTTTCGGTTCTTCATGCATGGAGGGGTGTCCCTTCCTCGTGGAGGAGCCATTTCCAGATGAAATAGCCGCCGGCCGCGATAGCGGCCGCCATCACCGCGAGCCCGACCGGCACCACAGCCGCTGCATCGTTCGTCAGCCTCGCTCCCAGCAGGAAGAGCAGGAAAAGAGCAATCATCGTCGCGGCGCGGCCCAGGCCGCGCTGGGTCTCTCGTCGGAGCGTTTCAGGGTCGATGCTTTCAAGGCTGGTCAGGGCTTGGGAGATTCGTTCCTCAGGGATTGGCTGCGGGATCCCGTGCAGATCGGTGATCCACAGAGGGGCCGCGGGTGAGTGAGCCATGATGTCTCCTGTTCTCTGACTTCTCAGCGGGCGTTCTGGCCGGTCGGTTCGGGGTGTATGTCAGTGCCTGCCCAGAGCTGTTCTTCGGGGAGGCTGAGGATCGTGTTGGCGACTTTGAGCAGGTGGGCCGCTTCGGCCAGGTACTGGCGTGCAGTGTTGATGGAGTACCCGGTGACCGCACTCAATGTGGTTGGGGTGACTTGTGCGAAGCCGCCCTCGCGGACGGCGGCTTTGGTGATCGTTGCCGACCAGGAACCGTCTGCCCCGTCGTGGGGCAAACAGCCGTACAGGTCTTGCATCGTCGGGGCGCTCGTGCAGCCTTCCCTGTGCCGGCGTCGACGAGTGGCCAACGCCTGGACGACGACGGCGCCACAGCGTGAGACTTCGCGCCTGGAGTCCCTCAATGCCCCTTCACTGATGCCCAGTGCTATCGCGGCTGTCCGGATGTTCTGGTGCGAGAGCAGCGCTACCGTCCGGGTCCAGGACTCCGGGTTCGCAACGAACTTCGCGACTAGGGCGATGACCTCCCGGGCGTGGGCTGCCCCGTCAACGCGAGAGGCGACGTCGCCGGCGAAATCCTGCTCGCTGACCGACAGATCCGTGTCAGCCCCGACGGCAGCGGCGCGGAGCTTGGCATCCAGACGGCCACGGGAGACTGCTTTGTCGCACTGGTCTTTCGCCCGCCGCTGAGCAATGCGGGTCACCCAGGCACGGAGACTGCCCTTCATCGGGTCGTATGATCCCAAGGACTTCAGCACTGACAGGCCGGTTTCAGCGACGACATCATCGAGCTCGTCGACCAGGCCGTACTTCCCTAGCTCGTAGCGCACGATCCGCCTCGTTGAATCGTCCAGCACGAGTTCCGCGGCTTGCTGCTGCAGTGTGCTCATCGCCCGCTCACACCTGAAGTTGCGGCGGGGTCCTCGGCGAAGAGCTCCGGTCGGGACTTCTTCAGCTCATCCAGCCGCCGACGCCCGGTCCGGGCAGAAACACCCAAGAACTTGGCGGCGCCGGCACCGGTAGGAATGCGCCCGGCTTCTTCTTCCATCAAGACCCACGTCGCCAGATCCAGGGGCTTCTTCCGGGAACCGCCCACCACTTCCAGACTGGCCCGTGTCGGTTCGGCGGTCTCCTGCTGAGGCGGCTGAACCTCCTCTGCGGGGACGGTGGATGTCTCCTTCAGTTCCTGAAAGATGGGGTCCTCCCCCACCCTGGGATCCTCCGCGGAGGCAGGGCTCTCCGAAGAGGGTCCCTCCTCGGGGTGTGGTTCGGTCACGAGAGAGGCTTCGATCTGGCGTGCTGGGGTGGCGACA
It contains:
- a CDS encoding RNA polymerase sigma factor; this translates as MSTLQQQAAELVLDDSTRRIVRYELGKYGLVDELDDVVAETGLSVLKSLGSYDPMKGSLRAWVTRIAQRRAKDQCDKAVSRGRLDAKLRAAAVGADTDLSVSEQDFAGDVASRVDGAAHAREVIALVAKFVANPESWTRTVALLSHQNIRTAAIALGISEGALRDSRREVSRCGAVVVQALATRRRRHREGCTSAPTMQDLYGCLPHDGADGSWSATITKAAVREGGFAQVTPTTLSAVTGYSINTARQYLAEAAHLLKVANTILSLPEEQLWAGTDIHPEPTGQNAR